A part of Falco cherrug isolate bFalChe1 chromosome 16, bFalChe1.pri, whole genome shotgun sequence genomic DNA contains:
- the SPDEF gene encoding SAM pointed domain-containing Ets transcription factor, which translates to MSSASPGLTTLPLHRFTRPDTALLPTPWDPDTRSWGCPDSPSPPATPEQPLPAFCLHYFDMLYSEDIAWATKSMGEPSPSGTQGGRGEAQKEPEQCPIIDSQGLGLGAEGDLQASLHLEEHSLEQVQSMVVGEVLKDIETACKLLNIAADPVDWSPGNVQKWILWTEHQYRLPQIGKSFQELSGKDLCAMSEEQFCQRSPACGDILHAHLDIWKSAAWMKEKATPGGERYCGGDAGWADSEVDSSCAGQPIHLWQFLKELLLKPHNYGRFIRWLNKEKGIFKIEDSAQVARLWGIRKNRPAMNYDKLSRSIRQYYKKGIIRKPDISQRLVYQFVHPV; encoded by the exons ATGAGCAGCGCCAGCCCTGGGCTGACCACTCTGCCCCTCCACCGCTTCACCCGGCCAgacactgccctgctgcccaccccgTGGGACCCCGACACCcggagctggggctgcccggacagccccagcccccctgccacccccgagcagcccctgcctgctttCTGCCTGCACTACTTCGACATGCTTTACTCGGAGGACATCGCCTGGGCCACCAAGAGCATGGGGGAACCGTCCCCAAGCGGCACCCAGGGGGGGCGAGGGGAGGCGCAGAAGGAGCCGGAGCAATGTCCCATCATTGACAGCCAGggcttggggctgggggccgAGGGGGACCTGCAGGCCAGCCTGCACCTGGAGGAGCACTCGCTGGAGCAGGTGCAGAGCATGGTGGTGGGCGAAGTGCTGAAGGACATCGAGACGGCCTGCAAGCTCCTCAACATCGCCGCAG ACCCCGTGGACTGGAGCCCCGGCAACGTGCAGAAGTGGATCCTGTGGACGGAGCACCAGTACCGACTGCCGCAGATCGGGAAGTCCTTCCAGGAACTGTCGGGAAAAGACCTGTGTGCCATGTCTGAGGAGCAGTTCTGCCAGCGCTCCCCTGCCTGCGGGGACATCCTGCACGCCCACCTCGACATCTGGAAGTCTG CCGCCTGGATGAAGGAAAAAGCCACCCCAGGAGGTGAGAGATACTGTG GAGGTGATGCCGGCTGGGcggacagtgaggtggactcGTCCTGCGCCGGCCAACCCATCCACCTCTGGCAGTTCCtcaaggagctgctgctgaaaccCCACAACTACGGCCGCTTCATCCGCTGGCTCAACAAGGAGAAAG GAATCTTCAAGATCGAGGACTCGGCACAAGTGGCCCGTCTGTGGGGCATCAGGAAGAACCGCCCGGCCATGAACTACGACAAGCTGAGCCGCTCCATCCGGCAGTATTACAAGAAAGGGATCATCCGGAAACCCGACATCTCCCAGCGCCTCGTCTACCAGTTTGTCCACCCGGTGTGA